The genome window TTTTACTCATTCTGGTGATAGTCCATTTAAAATAACCTTATTAAATACTGGTACTGAAAGCTTTTTATACAAAGTTCAAAATCTAGATAAAGAAACAAATATAGCAAATGGTGTTTTAAAAAGTAATGAAAGTTATGAGAAGGTATTTGACGGATTCCCTGAAGGTGCTTATGTCATATCTTACCTAGTAGAAGAAGAAGGGTTTCCTATGGATATAAAACTAAAGGTAAAGGTAGAGGAACTTCGCTAAATAATTGGATTTTTAGGCTGAAACTCCAAAACCTTGTTCAACTAACAGGGAGCTTTAGTTGAATAAGGATCATTTTTATAAAAATCTCATACTTAGTTAGAACGATTAACTCCATTTTGATCAATCATTTTTCAAAATGGAGTTTTTGCATTTGCTAATAAATAAAGGTTGAAGAAAACTTTTTAATCAATCTTTATTCTAAAGCAACACTTATATGATTAATCAACAACTTTTCCACCTGTGATTTAAGGGCTTGATTTGCATAACGAAGTACTACATCATTACCTGCAGTGGCAACTTGCACGTCACTAAAGTATTCATCTACTGGCTGCCAGCCTACTACTCGTATACGTTTTTGTGCAAGTTCTCGTTTGAGGTTAAAATATTCTTGTCTTAAATCCTTTAGCAATGAATCCATCATTGGAAGAAATACCGTTTTCATTTTAAATTGCTCTAATTTACAATAGTCAACCTGCAATGATTTAACTGCTAGCTCTAATAAAAGATACTTATGAAGTAACTGTCTTTCGTCGGGTTTAATCATAATAATCAGTATCCAGTTGGGCCGATTGAATACTTTGGATTGGAATACTTTTCGTGTTAAGTAGTGTTTCAAGTATGAGTTCATTAGTATTCATCGATTTAATTATTCCAGTCCATTGTGTGATTTTGTAGTCCTTCCACACTTCTAATTTTATGTCCAATTGCTGATTAAAAGCTTGATCAATTGTTTGTTGTAGTTCTTCCAGTTCCCACTCAGTCAATTCTCTTGGCTGTTCTGTACGCTCTTGTTTATACTCTCTAAGAAGTTCTAAATGCTCCGGCAACATCAACGATGCCCATTTAATATTACCTCTGTCTTGTATCATAAATAAATCACTCCTATGCCAAATGACCACCAACTAAGCGATCTCGATTAATAGCTGTACCCGCTTTTGTGAAAGAAACCGCTCTTAATATTGAGGTAGCTCCAAACCTGTTGCGTATTGCATCCATTGTAGGACCGATTATTTGACGCTGTGGCTTACGATCATCGAATAAATCTAATTGGATACTATGCTCTCTTTCCAGGTTGGATATTCTAACTGATAACTGACGTGCAGGCTCTCCTGCAAAGTGTTCGTCTAGTAATTCAATACAAGTTCTATACATCACAAGTGTTTCGCTTGTTGGGACTTCAATCGTTTTAGATCGATGGAATCCTTTGGTCATAGCGTTTCGACTATAAGAAAGACCCATACTAATTGTACGACCAACATAACCTGCATCCCGCGTTCGCTTCATTACATCCTCACACATTTCAAGGAGCACTACAGAGATCTCTTTACGTGTATGGTAATCCCTCATCAGCATTTGGCCCTTCCCAAAACTTAAAGCTCCGTTTGTTATTAACGGCTCCCCTAATTTGGATAAATCGATTCCCCATGCATGGTAATAGAGTTGATTGCCCATTACACCAAAGCGCTTTTCTAATTCTTTTAGATCTGTATTAGCCAAACCACCGACTGTTTGTATCCCTATAGCATTGAGATTTGCTTCCATCCGTTTACCGATTCCCCACATTTTAGAAAGGGGTCGAACTGGCCATAATTTCTTTGGAATATCTTCATACGTCCATTTAGCAAAGCCTGTTTTCTTTGCTTCAAGGTCTAAAGCTAATTTGGCTATTAACATATTTGGTCCCATACCTACTGCACTAGGTATATTAAATTGGTCAAGAATAGCCTTTTGTATTTCCTTAGCCGCTTCTTCAGGTGAACCCCAAAGCTTTTCAGTGCCAGTTAAATCAACAAAACTTTCGTCTACACTATACACATGTATAGCATCAACTGGGACGTAATTAGAGATCAATTTTGTAATCGTCATCGACATTTGAATAAAGAAACTCATTTTAGGCTCAAACAATCTAATGTCAGGATGTTTAGGTATTTCATAACGACGACTACCAGTTTTGATACTAAATTTTTCTTTCATTAAGGGGGATGCAGCAAGCACTACGCTACCTGGTTGGTTAAAATTTGCTACTACTGCAACTGGCGTTTTTAAAACATCTAGCCCATGTAACATCGCTACGATACTGGCGTAAAAGCATTTCATATCGATACACATAATAGGTCTATTGGGCATACTCTCATAATTCAAACAACTTCACGCCCCTTACTAACAAAAGGAATAACGGCTAGAACATTACTGATCAAAAAAGTACGTTTTGCATGTCTTGTAAAACAAAATGCTTGAAATGAATCACCAACAATTTTAATGACTTTTACACGCCTTTTTGTTATGGAACCATCTTTTGCTACATACATCATGTTCACTAATTGTTTGCGCTGCATAGCTTTAATCAGTTGTTCTCTCATCGTAGTTTCCTCCCATTACCTCTCGCAATTTTTAAAATTGGCTAATCACTATATCTAGACTTTCAATTTCTACCTATGTCCCTACTGAAAGGATTAACTTCCACAAATTGAATCGCATCTACCTTTTTTTATAAAGCAAATTATTCTCTTCTAATGCACTTGCAAGAGAGATTATACTTAACTGATCAATAAAATACCCCAATCCATCCTTCATAATTTTCTTATCAATTTTGTTAATAAAAACATTCAGCTCTGTATCATCCCTCGTTCTTTATAGACATGGAACAATAACAAGAACATTATCGAAAATAAAAGTGCGCTATTGATTATCTTAATTATTTTGGTATACCTTTTCGTGATGACTCCATACTTTGAAATGTACATCATATTTACTAACTGATTGTGTTGCATCCCCTTTATTAACTGATCTTTCATTGTTTTTACTCCCTCCGCAACAAAAAGAACGTTCGTTCGTATATATTATACGCACAAACGTTCTTTTTTAGAAGTGGTAATTTTTAGATCAGTCTTTTTTATTGATCTAAAGCTGATTTATAGTCCTGTAATTCCCCAACATCTTGGGAGTTTCTCAATAGATTCCTACAGCTCTAATTCTTTCTAATACAAATGGTATTGTAAATTTTTAGAACTTACATGTTGAATTAACTGCATAATTGATTATCCTTATAACAGATTCACCAAAGATTTTGTTTGGTTAGGATTTACAACAATACAGAATTTGCAGATGTTTTTCTATTTTTATCCTTGCATTATGATGTCAGCTACTATTTAACGCGAGAAGATTTGATGAAGAAGGAAATAATTAAACCAACCATAGCTATAATTAGAGTGAATATAAAGGAGTCCTGTACTCCCGCTGTTAATGAAGCTCTAATTGAAGAAGGGTCAGATAGATCAGTCATATTGTTCATATATCTTTTCTGAGAAGCGGACATAATCGTAATCGCAACTGCAGTGCCAATTGCTCCCGACATTTGCTGTAATGTATTCATTAAAGCAGTACCATCTGGGTAAAGATTTTTAGGCAATTGATTTAGTCCATTTGTCTGAGCAGGCATCAAAACCATCGATACACCTAAAAATAGAATGGAGTGCATCACAATCACCATACTAACCGGCGTTTCAATGGTAACGTTTGACATGATCCATAACATGATAGGCATGATTGCAAATCCAGGTATAACAAGTCCTCTTGGTCCGAATTTGTCAAAGATACGACCTGTGATTGGGGACATTAATCCATTCAGCACACCACCTGGCAACAAAACAAGCCCCGCGGTAAATGCAGTCAATGCTAGTCCTGTTTGCAAATATAATGGCAACAAAATCATCGTGGACATTATTACCGTGAAGCAAATAAATACGGCCAATAAACCTAGAGTAAACATTGGATATTTTAATACACGTAAATCAAGCATCGGTTTATCCATTTTTAATTGTCGCAAAGAAAACAAGGTAAGTGCAGCAAGACCTATAATAATCATCGTGATCACAATCGTACTTCCCCAGCCATTCTCACCCGCGCTGCTAAAGCCATAGACAATTCCTCCAAAACCAATCGTAGATAGAATAATAGATAATAGATCAATTTTGGGTTTAGTTATGGTTGATACATTCTGCATATACACTATACCCGATATCAACGCAAGAATCAGAAAAGGCAAACAAACCCAGAAAATCCAATGCCAAGTCAGTTTTTCAAGAATTAATCCTGAGATTGAGGGTCCAACTGCGGGTGCAAACATAATGACTAACCCTATTAGTCCCATTGTTGCACCTCTCTTATTGACGGGAAAAATCAATAAGATCGAATTAAACATCAGAGGCAGCAATAATCCCGTACCTATAGCTTGAATCACTCGAGAAAACATTAATACTTCGAAGCTTGGTGCAAGAGCTGCGACTAGTGTCCCAATAATTGAAAAAATCAATGACACAATAAATATTTGACGTGTACTAAACCATTGAAGTAAGAGACCCGAGACAGGAACTAATATCCCCAAGGTCAATAAATAACCTGTTGTCAGCCATTGAACCGTGGAAGAACTAATAGAAAATACTTGTATTAAATCCCCGAGAGCCATGTTTAAAGCCGTTTCACTGAACAATCCAATGAAACCAGCAATTAAGAAAGAAATTAATATTGGAGTAGTTTTAATCACTTTTGTTTGCTGTGTTTCTACTGTTAATGACATAAATAATCCACCTAAAATTTTATTTTGTTATAAGCTTGTCGTTAGTCTTAGCAGATTAATTTTAATTGCAATTTCTTCTGCACTTCTTTTTTTGTACAACGAGTGGCTTCCTTCTCTCTTTACTCTACTTTCTTTTTTTAAACAACAGGTATACGAAATAAGGAACACCAATAACGGAGATCACAATGCCTACAGGCAGTTCAGCTGAAGCAAAGATCGTCTTTCCGATAAAATCCCCGACTAACACCATAAGCATGCCGATTGCTCCGCAGACAGGTATTACATATTTATAATGAATACCGACTAGTCTTCTAGCCATGTGAGGGGCAATTAAGCCAATAAATCCAACGCTTCCTGCTACAGATACACATGCGCTAACTAACCCGACGCAGCATAAAAGAAAAATCATTCTTTCCCGGTCTTTATTTAAACCTATTCCTATGGCTGATACCTCATCCAAATTTAATAGGTTAAGTCTGTGCGATTTCCACCAAATGATTGGCGTTAAAATTATTATCCATGGCAATGCCGTTAATATATGAATCCAAGTCGTACTATAAAGGCTGCCTGATAACCAAACAGTCGCCATTTCAAAATCTTGTGGGTCCATCTTTAATGAAATATAAAGAGTAATGACCCCAAAGCCTGAACTAAAGGCAATCCCTACTAAACAGCGGCCACGCCCATAATCGAAGGGGAGGCAAGATAAAATTTCTTGTCATCCCCTGCATTAAAGCTCCTGATACCGCCATGAAGGCGCCAACCAATAGCGCCCCTATCACACGCGGAAGGCGCGATGTTTGAATGATTAAATGCTCCATATTCTCTGAATCAAAATGAGAAAGTGCCTGTTACATCATTTCATAACTCATGGATTTCGAACCATAGAAAAGAGATACGATTATTGTCACACTGAACAGAATGCATAATACGACAATTAGAACAAACTTATGACTTAATAACGATTTATTCCTCCCTGCTCCATTCCATTACTTGTTCAGATACTTTTGCACACTTTCTAAAAACTTGATGCGACTATAAACAGGGCCTCCTTCCATAAGCGGATCAACCACGTTGACATATACGTGATCGAGTTTAAAGGCATTAATATTTTGGATAATTGGATTCTTCTTTAAGTCTTCGAATGCGTTTTCCGCATCTTTGTTATCAATCATAGAGAATTGCACAAACAAATAGTCTGGATTCATTTCCGCCAATTGCTCGACAGAGATCGCATCTTGCAATTTCGCCATGCCTATCTGTTCTGGCATTTCTAAACCAATGTCATTGTATAAAAAAGGGTTAAAGTCTACATTTTTCGCAAAAATGTAAGTTTGCCCTCCGCGAATACGAACAGTGGCTACTTTTTTACCTTGAAGCTTTTCTTTTAACGATGCTTTTACTGCTTGTGTATCTGTTTTATATTGGGATAGAATTTTTTCTGCCTCACCTTGCTTTCCAGTTAATTCACCCATTAATTTCAAATTGTCTTCCCAGTTTGTAGAAACGTGCGACACCAAAATAGTGGGAGCAATTTTTTGCAATTTCTCCACCACTCCTTTTGGGAACTTGGTTGAACCTAAAATAACGTCTGGCTCTAATTGCAATATCTTCTCCAAGTTAGGTTGTCTTTTTTCACCGATTGATTCCGCCTTGTCCGTTACCGAAGCAAACATTTCTGGAAACTTTCCGCCTACCGATATTGCCCCTACTGGATGAACGTCAAGCATTACCGCATCTTCCATTGCTTCCATAGCCCCAATCACAATTTTTTCTGCTTTTTGTGGAACGGTATACTGTTCACCGAGATACTCAATTGTTCTTGTTTCGCTTGTTCCTGTATTGTCCACTTGAGATTGCGCTGAATCTCCGTTGCTGCCGGAGGTTGAGCTTGATTTGCTCGGTTTGTCTCCTCCTCCACATGCAGCCAAAACAATCATGAATGATGCTATCAAACCAGCTAGTATAAACTTTTTATTCATTCTTCACCGGAACCCCTTTCAAAACAGTATCCCTATCATAATGATCAGTAGTATTAATCCCTAAATGCTCACGTAAGGTGATACCCGTATATTCATTTCTGAACAAACCTCTTTCAACCAATCGCGGCATCAGCTTTTCAAAAAATAGTTTCAAAGATTTTTCTGAACCACCCGGAATAGCTATAAATCCGTCAATAGCTCCAGCCTCAAATCGCTCAATTATATCGTTCAATACGTCTTCAACCGTTCCAACGGAAACCCAGTGAGCAGACCCGACAACCTCCGGCCTTGCTAATACCTCTTCTACTGTAGGCTGATGATTTGTAATATACCGGCGCAACAGCTCAGCATGTGTTCGGCTGCGGACTGGCTGATTCGGATCGGGAAGCATATCCGAAGTTACGGGACAATCCAATGCAAAGCTACTCAAATCAAGACCCAGTACTGATTTAAGCGATGCATGTCTGCGCTCAATAGTCAAATGTGCGTGTGCAGCCTTATGTAGTTCATGGGCTTCCTCACGAGTTTCCGCCAAGAAAAAATATAAACCTGGCAAAACTTTTATGGCGTCCGGATCGCGCCCATGCTCGATAGCTCTTCTTCTCAGATCATTTCGCAATTCCACTCCCGATTCAAGGTCTGGCATCGCTGCAAAAATAGCATCCGCTATTGAAGAGGCGAAATTTCGTCCTGTATCCGACGCACCTGCTTGAAATAAAGGAATTGGTCCCGATTTATGGGCAGGCAAAGTAAGTGGTCCCTTAACACTAAAAAACTCACCTGAATGATTAATTGGGGAAACCTTATCCTTATCAGAAAACATGCCTGACTCACGATCAATAACAATGGCTTCATTCGGAAAACTTTCCCAGAGTTTGCGTACAACCTCAGTAAATTCAATTGCTTTCGCATATCTTTCTTGAGGTGAAGGCATAGGTGACTCACTGAAATTTTCGGCCCCTTCAATAGAAGTGACAATATTCCAGCCAGCACGTCCATTGCTTAGCCAATGCAAAGACTGAAGCTGTCTAGCAACAACATACGGTGGATTAAAAGTCGTAGAAATAGTCGTTACTAGCCCAATCCGCTCGGTTTCACGAGCAATCGCTGCAAATATCATAGTAGGGTCAGGGCTACCAAAATTAGCGGAATCGCCAAGCATCTGTGGACTAACAAAAAGATAATCCGCCCTGAAAAGAAAATCTAGCTTTGACTTCTCCGCCATCTTTGCCAAATCAATATAAGGGTCAATTGAACCCATTTTTTCCACACCGCTGTCTGGGCGCCGCCAGTCGCCTCCTTTCAACCAAGCAGATAAGACTAAGCCAATACATAATTGTCTATTTACAGTCAATATTACCAATCCTTCCCATATAGTAAAAATAGTTTTGCGCCCATGAAATACTCTGATCAGATGTTACCTCTAAAAGGCTATTAATTAATAATGATTCTCATTATCGATTATAGTGTAGCAAGGTCTGTAACAAATGCAAATACACAAATCACAAATACTATATGTATTATTATCTAATCCGGGTTTGCTGAATGATGATTTAGCCGACATGAAGGATAGGGCTGGAAGAAAAGAATGAGCCAAAAGAGAAAAAGCCTGCACTCTAGGTTCATCACCAGTTGCAGGCGTAATATATAAATCAGTAACTCAATTTATATGATTATCTAATTTATGTATGTATGCGGAGGGAGACACACCAAATTTCTTTTTAAACACTCTACTGAAATATAGCGGATTGGCGTAACCGACACTAATAGCGATATCGTGGATGGGAAAATTGCTTACTTTAAGTAAGTCGCTCGCTCTTTCCATACGATAGTTGATAAGATAGTCGATTGGACGAAGCCCAGTATATTTGTGAAAGAAGTAGGAGAAGCGCTTAGGACTCATTGCATGCAGCTCCGCCAACTCGTCGAGTGTCAACGGATTCATATAGTGCCTGTGTATGTATGCAATAGCCTCCTCTATCACCCTTTCACTTGGAGAACTTCCACTCTCTCGATGCTTACATCCCACCAAAACTTGATGCATGACACTTAAAAATAACTCCTTAACACGAAGCTTTCCAATCCCTCTAAGTGTATTGGCATTCTGATGAAGCATGATAAGTAATTCTAGCACTCTCGGATTTGCTCCCGCTTCCAGTTTGAAATGAGAGTCGCATTCATGACCGCTATATACTTCGTCTAACTTGTCAAATCTATAAAACAGTAAATAGTACTCATACTCTGATTGACTTGTAACTTGCGCGTCCAGTTGCATGCCTGGAGCCACATGAATTACTGAGCCTGGATGTAACTCATAGACAGTTCCATTCACACTCATTCTACCCTCTCCACGAATTACAAAAAGAAATCCATGCCGGACAGCCCTAAATTCACTTAGTATACTTTTCGGCTGGATGACTAAACGGTGAACACCTTCTATATCATAGAAACCTCTAGCAAATATCTCGGCTAATTTATCCAAATCTATCATGATAATGCACCTGCTCCCTATCCAAATATTGTACATCTGGGTTACTTTCATTAATGCCAAACAACAAATCTATTTCTCTAGATATCAGCCTAACCGACTATTTGTTTGGGATCACTCAGGCTACACACAAGTATCCAATACATAATTGTCTATTTACAGTCAATATGGCTCCCATGAAATACTCTGATCAGATGTTGCCTAGAAGACTATTAATTAATAATGATTCTCATTATTAATTAATAGTCTAACAAGGTCTGCAACAAATGCAAATACACAAATCACAAATGCTATATGTATTATTATCTAATCTAGGTTTGCTGAATGATGATTTAGCCGATATAGTAAGAGCCTTGTTAACTTCAACATACAATTTCCAGTGTTTATTTTCTTCATCACATTGTATCTCTATTTAGTCAAAATCGTTAGTCCTTAAGGCTTGGTTTAATTTATCTCCTAAAAAAATACGAACATAAACGTCTATTTACCGTTTTGATTTTAAATTTCATCATTGGCGAGGTTGCCAGTACGATACTACCAGGCTGCTCAAAGTTACCAATAACTGCAATGAGGCTTTCAACACATCTAAACCTTCTAGCATGGCAATACAGCTTGCGTAAAAGCATTTCATGTCCATACAAAAAATATCCTTGCGCGGCAGATTTGTCGTAGTTCATATCACCCCACGCTTCCGATGCGTAACAGGCATTATTACTAGAACATTGTTAATAATAAACGTACGCTTTGCCTGCCTCGTAAAGCAAAATGCTGTAAACGAATCACCAACAATCTTTATGATTTTCACACGCCTTTTCGTAATGGCACCAGACTTGGCTACATACATCATGCTAACTACTTGTTGACGCTGCATTGCTTTTATTAACTGTTCTTTCATCCTAGTTGCTCCTTTTCGCTAGCTCTGTTATATGCCTGAGCTTTCCTTTCCTCCCATAAAAAATCAGATGAGTATAGCAGAGCTGTTTTTATCATAGAACAAATGTTCGTGAATTATTATACGCACGTATGTTTCTGATTAGAAGAGGTAATTTTATCAATTTTAAGGAGGCATTGAGAGGACAAATAAACTGGGCATTCGTGTAAGCCTAAAATAGCTTTGTACATATTCTGTGCTTAAGACATGTATTGAAAATTAAGTAGAGAAAGGATGTAAGTATTAGCTCAAATATTGACTATACTTCACCATCAACTCAGTTCACCTCTGATGTAAATGACAGCACTCTTTTTAAAAAAGATGATCGAAATTTTATAAATATTCTAAGTGTAGAACAATTAAATACGTTAGAAAATATATCTTTGCTTGATATTTTTCTAAGTAGAAATAAGGTGATAGAGCCTCACTATCATCAAAATGCAGCAGAACTTGTTTATTGTATTTCTGGTGCTGCCATTATTTCTATATTTAATCCCTTTACAAAAGAGATTAAAAACTATCCGCTCGAGCCTGGCCAAGTCGCCAATGTACCGCAAGGATGGTGGCATTATGAAATTGCTACTGAGAATGACACGCATTTACTGGCTATTTTTGATGCGCCAACTCCCGAAGTAATTTTAGGTTCAGATATATTGAAATTTACACCTTCCAACGTTATGGCTCACACGTATTGTTTAGATGAAACTCAGTGGAAGAAAACAATTGCGCCCATTGTGCCATCAACATATATTGGTCCACCTAAAGACTGCAACCGTGTAAAATCAACTTTGGAAAATCAAAAAGATCAAAAGGAGCAAAAAGATCCTCATCATAAACATAAAAATAAGTATAGACCTTCACAATTTATGAACCCATATCCGTCATATCAAAATCCATATATGAATCCTTATGGCTCATATTATTAAGCAACAGTCAAAAAACGAAAAAATCGTAATCGTTCATACGAGTGTATGACTCGACATCATAAGCTCTACACCTTTCATTGCATAAAAATAAATAAAAAGGAAAATCTATATGTTAAAGTCATAGCTTCGTTATTACTAAAAGAGGTGTAGAAAATGGAATTATTCCCAGTGATCCATACAAATTTTTGGGATGCTGTAATAGCCGTTCCAGCTGTGTTACTTATTACACAGCTAATTAAGGTATTTATGCATGTTCAGCCTAAATATGTTCCCGCGATCGCCCTTGCTATTGGCTTGATTATTTCTATCTTCATTAGCCATAGACATAATCTTATCGCAGGAATATTTATGGGCTTTTTTTATGGTTACGCAGCTATTGGAAACTTTGCTGCATTAAAGACAACTATTAATAGCTTTAAAAGGAAGAAATTAAAGGAATAAACCTTTCAGCTTATCTACAAAATAAATAAAGTGTAACAATAAGCAAAAGTTGATTTTCACTCCGAGTTGGGGCTTTCAGCGCAAGCTAATCCCGCAGGAGTCGCCACTCTCCGTGAAAAATTAACAGCTCCTCATCTTTAGTAGACAAGCTGAAGCGAAATAGCATTATAATTTTGATTAAACCGTCAAAAATTCAGAATTATTAAACCTTCATGCAGACTTATACAATCAGGAGTAGCGTTGTCTACAATCTGACAGGAATACGTATTGTGATGAATTCATTTTTAAATGAAGACTTTGAAGATTTATCGGAACAAAATCTCATTTTATCGGAACAATTTTAGCTTTTATCGGAATATTTTCTCGTTTTATCGGAACAATTTCAGTTTTTATCAACACTATGAGCGACTCATCGGACACCCCCTGGAAAACGCAATCACCCCTACGTTACGATTGTCAGACCCTTTTATTGTAAAAAATGATTAGAATTTCATTTGTCAGCACATCCTAATCTCATAATTAATGAACAAGAATTAGGATGTGTAATTATGGAATTGGCAAATGGGAATCTAGCAACATTACGATTTAAGGAAATTTTTAAGCTTTGGACACAGCTCGGCGTCAATAATGGCTATATTGCTTCAAATCATGCATTTTTTAAGCACGCCGTTGATAAAAAATTGAAGGCTATTATCGCGGATTTTGTGAAATGTTTAAAAGAAGAAAATAAACACCTAACAGCATTATTAAAGGAAAATGGGGTACTTGCTCCTACTACATCAATCGACTACAGACAGTTAAAAATGGGCAATATCCGAGGAAAAAAAGCCATTAATGATACAGAAATCAGCACTATCTTATCAATGAATATAGCTTCTTCGGTTATTTCAGTCAGTCAAGCTTTAGCAATGTCTGTTAAGAAGAAGCATACTGCAAAATATGGTGAACTTCATATGAGGTATGCCATACTGGGAGCAAAGCTAATACGACTCAGTAATGACAAAGGCTGGTTACTGGCTCCTACAACAATTTAGTGTTACAAAAAGGCTGAGACAACTTAAAAAGCGCG of Lysinibacillus agricola contains these proteins:
- a CDS encoding DUF3231 family protein, coding for MELANGNLATLRFKEIFKLWTQLGVNNGYIASNHAFFKHAVDKKLKAIIADFVKCLKEENKHLTALLKENGVLAPTTSIDYRQLKMGNIRGKKAINDTEISTILSMNIASSVISVSQALAMSVKKKHTAKYGELHMRYAILGAKLIRLSNDKGWLLAPTTI
- a CDS encoding cupin domain-containing protein, with amino-acid sequence MSSNIDYTSPSTQFTSDVNDSTLFKKDDRNFINILSVEQLNTLENISLLDIFLSRNKVIEPHYHQNAAELVYCISGAAIISIFNPFTKEIKNYPLEPGQVANVPQGWWHYEIATENDTHLLAIFDAPTPEVILGSDILKFTPSNVMAHTYCLDETQWKKTIAPIVPSTYIGPPKDCNRVKSTLENQKDQKEQKDPHHKHKNKYRPSQFMNPYPSYQNPYMNPYGSYY